The nucleotide window CCGGGGTGCCTGTATCAGTCGCAGGCCGACGTCGTTCGGTAACAGATCGACGGCCGTGATGCCGGAGCCGACCGCGGCGGTGACCAGCGGTGGGTAGCCGACCCCGACCCTGTTGGCCAATCCGTTCGCGCCGCCAGGGTGGTAGGCGAGTCGTTCAAGTCGGAGCGTGTGGATCTGGAGACTTTGTGATGGTCCTGAGTGGATCATGACAGGGCGGGCGCGGCTTCGATGCTTGAGGTGCCGAAGCCCGGGTTGGGCCCAGTTAGGGTGATACACCGTATGCCACGCTATAAACGCCGACATCAGCCGATAAACTCAGACCGTCCAGGTGGGACTTTCGTCGAGCAGACCTGGGCTTTCCGCGGAGCCGCATCAACGAACGGCGGGGAGCGCTATGACAAAGAACCATCTGCCAGTCGAGAAACGCGATGTGGTCCGGCGGCATCTGATCGGCAGAGTGGCGGTCGTTGCCGGTCTGGCCGTCGCGGCGACCGGCGCCGCCCCGGCGGCGGCCCATGCGGCCTTGCCGCCCGGCTGCACCCAGAGCGGCAGTACCGTGACGTGCCCATTCGCGTTCACGGGAGCCGAGCAGACGTTCGTCGTGCCGACCGGCGTGACGGCGCTGTCGGTCACCGCAGTCGGCGCCGCGGGCGGCGGCGGGTTCGGGACCGGGTCACCCGGGCGGGGTGGTGTCGCCTCGGCCACGCTTTCCGTGACGCAGGGTTCGACGTTGTACGTCGAGGTCGGCGGAGTGGGCGAGGATCTCACTGCGGTTGGTGCTCCCGGTGGGGCCGGTGGATTCAACGGTGGTGGGCAGGGCGACAGCGGTGATCCTGGGAGCGACGGGTTTCCCGGTGGTGGTGGCGCCAGTGATGTGCGGACCGCCAGCGGCGGCGCCAATCCGGCAGGCACCGGGCTGAGCTCCCGCCTGATCGTCGCCGCCGGTGGCGGCGGCCAGGGGCGCATTGCCGGCGGCGGCGACGCCGGTCAACCCGGGGGCGGCGGCGGGGGCGGCGGCGCGGGCACGCAGACAGCAGGCGGCGCCGGGACGCCGCCAGGGACAGGCGGAACGCTGGGGCAGGGCGGCGTCGGCGGCCCACCACCGGACATCACGTTCATTCCCGCGAACCGTGGCGGTGGCGGTGGTGGCGGCGGCCTGTACGGCGGTGGCGGTGGCGGCGCCGACGCCGGTGGCGGCGGTGGGTCGTCGTTCGTGCCCGCGGGCGGCACGACCGGCGTGACCGGCGATCCAGCCTCGGTCGTAATCTCCTACCAGGTGCCGAAGTACAGCTTCGGCGGGTTCATTCTCCCGACGCTCAACCCGCCGGCAGTCAACCTCTTTCTGAAGGGTGGCCAGTACACGCTCCAGTGGCGACTACGCGACAAGGCAGGCGCCGTCGTCTCCACACTCTCGGCGGTCACGTCACTCACGTACAAGCCGACCAAATGCACAGCGTTCACCACCGACCCCACAGGGTCGACGCCGGCTGCCTCGACCGGCACGGGACTGACCTACAACACCACGACCAAGACCTACCGCTTCCCGTGGAAGACACCAGCGACGGCGGGCTGCTACACACTGTTCCTCACCCTGGACACTGGCCAGGTCTTCCACGCCTACTTCGGCCTGACGTAGCGGGGAGAACTATTGCCCGCGAAACTGGTCGGTCCCCCGGCGGGCGCGGTGGCTGTGCGGGATCTTATTTTTCGTCGGTCGTGTTCGTGGGGAACAGTGCTTCTTGGCGGGCGCGTCGGTATCGGGTGCTTTTGCTGCGGGGGACGTTTCCGACCAGGTCTACTGTTCCCTCCTCTCGCATGATGGTCAGCCAGCGGCGGACCGTCTGGTCGCTGAGTCCGGTCCGGATGGCTAGTTCGGTTCGTGAGAGCGTTTCGTCGCCGAGGGCGGCGAGCAGGGCCGGGCGGCGGTCTGCCCGGGGTGTGGTGCCGCTGATGCGGGAGGCCGGGCGCGGTGCCAGCCGATAATGCGCCCAGCGTCGGGTTCCGCTCTGGGCGACGAGTTCGCGGGCGACGAGATCTTGGAGTTCGGTGGTCGCCACGCGTGAATCGACGCCGGTCGCGGCCCGGTAGGAGCGGTTGTCCAACATCTCTTCCTCACGGAGGATCGCCAGAGCGACGCACTGGCTGTCGGAGAGGCCTTGCTCGCCGAGGCCGCTGATCCAGCCGAGGGTCTCTTCGGACAACAGGGTGTGATTCGGGAAGGTGACGATGAAGGACGAGACGCGGTCCTCGAACTGAGGCGGGCTCATGCCGGCGCTCAGGAGCGCGTCGAGCATCGAGCGGATGCCGGAGCCGCGGTTCTCGCAGACGGTGCGTGTCTCGCCGGGCAGCGGAACGTCTTCGAGCAGTTTCATCAGGGTGGCGTTGCGCGCCGAGGAGATACCTTCCTCGCCGAGATTGTCGACTGTGACCGGGCCGAACAGGCCACCGGGGCTCTTGATTACCAGGCGGTCGGGGTACATCTCGACCTGGATCTGGGTGCCTCTTGCACTGCCTGACAGATCCCGGTGCACCAGCGCGTTGACGACCGCCTCGCGCAATGCGGTTTCGGGATACTCCCAGCTGTCCTGACGGCCCGCGCCGGTCACCACCGCCCGGCGCGACATGTTTCGGCGGATGGCGGCCAGAGCATCGCGGGCCATTACCGGTATCGGGCCTTCGAGGGCAACGTTGTCCAGGAAGCGCTGCCCGGTGGCGGACTGCGCGCCGGCGGCGGTCGGGTAGTGGACAAAGGTGAGCATGAGCTGTGGGAATCGCTCCTGAGGGTAGGAGCCGAGGGCCAGCAGGCCGGCGAGCGAGACCTCGTCTTTGCCGTCCGGCGCGGATACGAGGACCTTGGCCCGGCGCAGGACGGCGAGGCGGTCGAGGTCCTGGAACGCGTACGGCCTGCTGGTGCGCAGCCGCGCGATCAGGGCGTCAACACCTGCCGGCGCCAGATCGCCGATCTCCGCGCCGGGTACCGCCTGCTCGTCATCTCGTGGCTGGCCTCTTGAGGACAGCACTATCTGGACTTCGTAGGCCGACAGGCGCCTGTCGCCGTCGCTGACCCGGATGAAGCTGCCCTTGTGCATTCCCGCCCCGATGTAAAAGCACGGCCGTTGGGCCGGATCAAGTTCGGGAATCTCCGCGACTACTACCCGCTCGCCCTCAAATTGGTGGATCCGTATGAGTGGCTTTATCGGGGGATCCATCTCTGACGAGCACATCGACGCGAAGTCAGCCGCGAGCTTCGCCGGGTTCGTCAGGCCGACGGCGGCGAAGCCCCGGCCTTCGTCGAGGCCCAGAATGACGACACCACCGCGCGTGTTGGAGAACGCGGAGAGTGTCTCCCGGAGAGAC belongs to Amorphoplanes digitatis and includes:
- a CDS encoding ATP-binding protein, whose translation is MLDAELGEIVANLRVLGADIADVEVKSSGGGLPKSLRETLSAFSNTRGGVVILGLDEGRGFAAVGLTNPAKLAADFASMCSSEMDPPIKPLIRIHQFEGERVVVAEIPELDPAQRPCFYIGAGMHKGSFIRVSDGDRRLSAYEVQIVLSSRGQPRDDEQAVPGAEIGDLAPAGVDALIARLRTSRPYAFQDLDRLAVLRRAKVLVSAPDGKDEVSLAGLLALGSYPQERFPQLMLTFVHYPTAAGAQSATGQRFLDNVALEGPIPVMARDALAAIRRNMSRRAVVTGAGRQDSWEYPETALREAVVNALVHRDLSGSARGTQIQVEMYPDRLVIKSPGGLFGPVTVDNLGEEGISSARNATLMKLLEDVPLPGETRTVCENRGSGIRSMLDALLSAGMSPPQFEDRVSSFIVTFPNHTLLSEETLGWISGLGEQGLSDSQCVALAILREEEMLDNRSYRAATGVDSRVATTELQDLVARELVAQSGTRRWAHYRLAPRPASRISGTTPRADRRPALLAALGDETLSRTELAIRTGLSDQTVRRWLTIMREEGTVDLVGNVPRSKSTRYRRARQEALFPTNTTDEK
- a CDS encoding PxKF domain-containing protein, which translates into the protein MTKNHLPVEKRDVVRRHLIGRVAVVAGLAVAATGAAPAAAHAALPPGCTQSGSTVTCPFAFTGAEQTFVVPTGVTALSVTAVGAAGGGGFGTGSPGRGGVASATLSVTQGSTLYVEVGGVGEDLTAVGAPGGAGGFNGGGQGDSGDPGSDGFPGGGGASDVRTASGGANPAGTGLSSRLIVAAGGGGQGRIAGGGDAGQPGGGGGGGGAGTQTAGGAGTPPGTGGTLGQGGVGGPPPDITFIPANRGGGGGGGGLYGGGGGGADAGGGGGSSFVPAGGTTGVTGDPASVVISYQVPKYSFGGFILPTLNPPAVNLFLKGGQYTLQWRLRDKAGAVVSTLSAVTSLTYKPTKCTAFTTDPTGSTPAASTGTGLTYNTTTKTYRFPWKTPATAGCYTLFLTLDTGQVFHAYFGLT